The Allocatelliglobosispora scoriae genome contains a region encoding:
- a CDS encoding DUF4230 domain-containing protein, giving the protein MRLLRLIAGIAALGLMVVGGVALYNDFFGVESVDRSGPVVLKSIQDLSRFEAASGNFEVVVDLEEKSGWLDLLSKRVMLIVVGSVDVYVDFSAIDKNSIVVSPDGKSASITLPSPELEKANLDNAKTHIYDIDRSAIQAVGDLFGRDQDLEHRAYLEGEKKLEQAARDAGLEERAKTNTRNMLTGLLRGLGFTDVTVTFTPPPP; this is encoded by the coding sequence ATGAGACTGTTGCGGCTCATCGCCGGGATCGCGGCCCTGGGATTGATGGTGGTCGGCGGGGTCGCCCTCTACAACGACTTCTTCGGCGTCGAATCCGTCGATCGCAGCGGGCCCGTGGTGCTCAAGTCGATCCAGGACCTGAGCCGCTTCGAGGCGGCGTCGGGCAACTTCGAGGTCGTCGTCGACCTGGAGGAGAAGAGCGGCTGGCTCGACCTGCTCAGCAAGCGCGTCATGCTGATCGTGGTCGGCTCCGTCGACGTCTACGTCGACTTCTCCGCCATCGACAAGAACTCGATAGTCGTCTCGCCCGACGGCAAGAGCGCCTCGATCACCCTGCCGTCGCCGGAGTTGGAGAAGGCGAACCTCGACAACGCCAAGACCCACATCTACGACATCGACCGCAGCGCCATCCAGGCGGTCGGCGACCTCTTCGGCAGGGATCAGGACCTGGAGCACAGGGCCTATCTCGAGGGTGAGAAGAAGCTCGAGCAGGCGGCGCGGGACGCCGGGCTGGAGGAGCGCGCCAAGACCAATACCCGCAACATGCTCACCGGCCTGCTCCGCGGGCTCGGCTTCACCGACGTGACGGTGACCTTCACACCGCCACCGCCCTGA
- a CDS encoding YbjQ family protein — protein MLVVTTNDIPGYEIRSVYGEVFGLTVRSLRLGAGFTASFRSLGGGEVPEMTKLVAQSRNEAMGRMLHEAHQRGANAVVAMRFDNGEIMQQWTEVCAYGTAVWVVPVTDDAKKQYDYLVKAGQMPHQQHYRTFVQ, from the coding sequence ATGCTGGTCGTGACGACGAATGACATCCCCGGTTACGAGATCCGCTCCGTCTACGGCGAGGTGTTCGGGCTGACCGTACGGTCGCTGCGGCTCGGTGCGGGCTTCACCGCGAGCTTCCGCTCCCTCGGCGGCGGCGAGGTGCCGGAGATGACGAAGCTGGTCGCGCAGAGCCGCAACGAGGCGATGGGCCGGATGCTCCACGAGGCGCACCAGCGCGGCGCGAACGCCGTCGTCGCGATGCGCTTCGACAACGGCGAGATCATGCAGCAGTGGACCGAGGTCTGCGCCTACGGCACGGCGGTCTGGGTCGTGCCGGTGACCGACGACGCCAAGAAGCAGTACGACTACCTCGTCAAGGCCGGGCAGATGCCGCACCAACAGCACTACCGGACCTTCGTCCAGTAG
- a CDS encoding sulfatase family protein has protein sequence MLIPRRPGPLAALAAASLATLAIWAPARAATPPAEVAAAPPNVIFVLTDDLSWNLVQFMPEVQRLQRDGVTFTNYTVTDSLCCPSRSSIFTGKFPHDTGIFTNSSPDGGFDVFHNRGHESKTFATALQARGYATGFMGKYLNGYLPGDTQGGSLPYVPPGWSEWDVAGNGYPNYNYDLNENHTVVHYGSTPADYLTDVIADKGSAFIQRSAASGTPFLLELATFTPHAPFTPAPEDLNDFPGLTAPRTAAFNKLPVNAPSWLAGNGPLTTAEKTAIDTNFRKRAQSVQAIDRLIRDLRATLVATGQAANTYIVFSADNGFHLGEYRLTQGKMTAFDTDVRVPLIVTGPGVPAGTTRTEVVQNIDLAPTFQRIGGGTVASDVNGRSILPLLQGEAAPNWRTASLIEHHGPNQAADDPDAQTQRNGNPTTYSALRTATYTYVEYANGEREYYDRLADPQQLNNIAGQLTAARLAALHTALQGLVTCHTHESCWTAGHVTA, from the coding sequence ATGCTGATTCCCCGCCGCCCGGGGCCGCTCGCCGCCCTCGCCGCTGCCAGCCTCGCCACGCTGGCGATCTGGGCTCCGGCCCGAGCCGCCACTCCCCCGGCCGAGGTCGCCGCCGCGCCGCCCAACGTGATCTTCGTCCTCACCGATGACCTCTCGTGGAACCTCGTGCAGTTCATGCCCGAGGTCCAACGGCTGCAGCGTGACGGCGTCACCTTCACCAACTACACCGTGACCGACTCACTCTGCTGCCCGTCCCGCTCGTCGATCTTCACCGGCAAGTTCCCGCACGACACCGGCATCTTCACCAACAGCTCGCCGGACGGCGGCTTCGACGTCTTCCACAACCGGGGCCACGAGTCGAAGACGTTCGCGACCGCGTTGCAGGCCAGGGGCTACGCCACCGGATTCATGGGCAAGTACCTCAACGGCTACCTGCCCGGTGACACCCAGGGCGGCAGCCTGCCCTACGTCCCGCCGGGCTGGTCCGAGTGGGACGTGGCCGGCAACGGCTACCCGAACTACAACTACGACCTCAACGAGAACCACACCGTCGTGCACTATGGCAGCACGCCCGCCGATTACCTCACCGACGTGATCGCCGACAAGGGCAGCGCCTTCATCCAGCGCTCCGCCGCGAGCGGAACCCCCTTCCTGCTGGAACTCGCCACCTTCACCCCGCACGCGCCCTTCACCCCGGCGCCGGAGGACCTCAACGACTTCCCCGGCCTCACCGCACCCCGCACCGCCGCCTTCAACAAGCTACCCGTCAACGCACCGTCCTGGCTGGCGGGAAACGGACCCCTGACCACAGCGGAGAAGACGGCGATCGACACCAACTTCCGCAAGCGGGCCCAGTCGGTGCAGGCGATCGACCGGCTCATCCGGGACCTGCGGGCGACGCTGGTGGCGACCGGGCAGGCCGCCAACACCTACATCGTCTTCAGCGCGGACAACGGCTTCCACCTCGGTGAATACCGGCTGACGCAGGGCAAGATGACGGCCTTCGACACCGACGTCCGGGTGCCGCTGATCGTGACCGGTCCCGGCGTACCGGCCGGCACCACCCGCACCGAGGTGGTGCAGAACATCGACCTAGCGCCGACCTTCCAGCGCATCGGCGGCGGCACCGTCGCGTCCGATGTCAACGGGCGCAGCATCCTGCCGCTGCTGCAGGGCGAAGCCGCGCCCAACTGGCGGACCGCGTCGCTGATCGAGCACCACGGACCCAACCAGGCCGCCGACGACCCCGACGCGCAGACCCAGCGCAACGGCAACCCGACCACCTATTCGGCGCTGCGGACCGCGACCTACACCTATGTGGAGTACGCCAACGGCGAGCGCGAGTACTACGACCGGCTCGCCGATCCCCAGCAGCTCAACAACATCGCCGGTCAGCTCACCGCGGCCCGCCTCGCCGCGCTGCACACCGCGCTGCAGGGCCTCGTCACCTGCCACACCCACGAATCCTGCTGGACGGCGGGCCACGTGACGGCGTAG
- a CDS encoding histidine decarboxylase, whose protein sequence is MLGSLDVLANGWAEGGRRAIGFPGATDMSFPHLAEVLTGQPLNNVGDPWTEGLYANHSKPLERFVIDTIAGLLRAPEQHWGYVTPGASEGTLAGLLEARTRYPDAVVYHSSAAHNSVRKAARILSMPAIEVRAVSTGEMDYPDLARQVGAHRDRAVIVVANVGTTMTEAVDDLRVITQILDQQQVTRRFIHCDAALTGIPLALLPAKARPGFDFADGADSIVVSGHKFLGVPMPCGIFVARRDRQPVTLLDPVSYTGVADTPIGCSRNGHTPLYIAHVLHSLGVDGLRRRADDARVLAAYAQQRLANIGWHAWRHPYAFTVVLDTPPTPVERRWNLPSEGGWSHVICMPGVTVAQIDEFVADIATAVAGPRKLAPAHQAPEQSLVVVS, encoded by the coding sequence GTGCTCGGTAGCCTCGACGTTCTCGCCAACGGGTGGGCCGAGGGGGGCCGCCGCGCGATCGGCTTCCCCGGCGCCACCGACATGTCGTTCCCGCACCTCGCCGAGGTGCTCACCGGGCAGCCGCTCAACAACGTCGGCGACCCCTGGACCGAGGGGCTCTACGCCAACCACAGCAAGCCCCTGGAGCGCTTCGTCATCGACACGATCGCCGGGCTCCTGCGCGCACCCGAGCAGCACTGGGGATACGTGACGCCGGGCGCGAGCGAGGGCACGCTCGCCGGGCTGCTGGAGGCCCGCACCCGCTATCCCGACGCGGTCGTCTACCACTCCAGCGCCGCGCACAACAGCGTACGCAAGGCGGCGCGGATCCTGTCGATGCCCGCGATCGAGGTGCGGGCGGTCAGCACGGGGGAGATGGACTACCCGGACCTGGCCCGGCAGGTCGGCGCACACCGGGACCGGGCGGTCATCGTCGTCGCCAACGTCGGCACCACGATGACCGAGGCCGTCGACGACCTGCGGGTCATCACGCAGATCCTCGACCAGCAGCAGGTCACCCGGCGGTTCATCCACTGCGACGCGGCGCTCACCGGCATCCCGCTGGCACTGCTGCCCGCGAAGGCCCGGCCCGGCTTCGACTTCGCCGACGGCGCCGACAGCATCGTGGTGTCGGGGCACAAGTTCCTCGGCGTACCCATGCCGTGCGGGATCTTCGTCGCCCGGCGCGACCGGCAGCCCGTGACGCTGCTGGACCCGGTCTCCTACACCGGGGTGGCCGACACCCCGATCGGCTGCTCGCGCAACGGCCACACGCCGCTCTACATCGCGCACGTGCTGCACAGCCTCGGCGTGGACGGCCTGCGCCGCCGGGCCGACGACGCCCGGGTGCTCGCGGCCTATGCCCAGCAGCGGCTCGCCAACATCGGCTGGCACGCCTGGCGGCATCCCTACGCCTTCACCGTGGTGCTGGACACGCCGCCGACGCCGGTGGAGCGGCGGTGGAACCTGCCCAGCGAGGGCGGCTGGAGCCACGTGATCTGCATGCCCGGCGTGACGGTGGCGCAGATCGACGAGTTCGTCGCCGACATCGCCACGGCGGTGGCCGGGCCGCGCAAGCTCGCCCCCGCCCACCAGGCCCCCGAGCAGTCGCTGGTGGTGGTCTCCTAG
- a CDS encoding phosphotransferase family protein has protein sequence MRVDPAAVTAAHGRRASSWAVLVDRPTRFVAKVETDDGPVLLKAAADHDIIAREVAGVARLGALGLPVPELLGSGEAPVAYAMLRWTDGAGLTSASPARAQADAGRLLRRVHAAGGDGPYAGTVPTWPEWMAGWLNHAAAWWKSTGRADPATIARLWSWLAQEAELLSTRGRDLMLFDGRPEHFIVDGDRIAVMIDLSEIRAGDAAMDLGVLAVDDPGLLPGVLAGYAPTDAERAAFAALVPFYTTLRRLARAEWFHANGDPADAEPIFALLAAEPPV, from the coding sequence ATGAGAGTCGACCCCGCCGCGGTGACGGCCGCCCACGGGCGCAGGGCGAGCAGCTGGGCGGTGCTCGTCGATCGCCCGACGCGGTTCGTCGCGAAGGTCGAGACCGACGACGGCCCGGTCCTGCTGAAGGCGGCCGCCGACCACGACATCATCGCCCGCGAGGTGGCCGGCGTCGCCCGGCTCGGCGCCCTCGGGCTGCCGGTGCCGGAGCTCCTCGGTTCCGGTGAGGCGCCGGTGGCGTACGCGATGCTGCGCTGGACCGACGGCGCGGGCTTGACGTCGGCGAGCCCGGCGCGCGCACAGGCGGACGCCGGCCGCCTCCTGCGCCGGGTGCACGCCGCCGGTGGCGACGGGCCCTACGCGGGCACGGTCCCGACGTGGCCGGAGTGGATGGCGGGCTGGCTGAACCACGCCGCGGCGTGGTGGAAGTCCACCGGGCGGGCCGATCCGGCGACGATCGCCCGCCTGTGGTCCTGGCTGGCGCAGGAGGCGGAGCTGCTGTCGACGCGGGGCCGCGACCTGATGCTCTTCGACGGACGGCCGGAGCACTTCATCGTCGACGGCGACCGGATCGCGGTGATGATCGACCTCTCCGAGATCCGCGCCGGCGACGCCGCGATGGACCTCGGCGTCCTCGCCGTGGACGACCCCGGGCTCCTCCCCGGTGTGCTGGCCGGGTACGCCCCCACCGACGCCGAGCGGGCCGCCTTCGCCGCGCTGGTGCCGTTCTACACGACGCTGCGGCGGCTCGCCCGGGCCGAGTGGTTCCACGCCAACGGCGATCCGGCCGACGCGGAGCCGATCTTCGCGCTGCTCGCCGCCGAGCCGCCCGTGTGA
- the add gene encoding adenosine deaminase, whose product MTIPRANLHLHLTGSMRPATLAELAGRDGLPLPEPLLSGTAHPWQAFQDRYDLARAVLRDADDIARVVAEAVADDEACGSVWTEIQIDPTSLTPLFGSPQAVVEAVLAAAAPLRAGVIVASSWARPPEHALRLAQIAAGYADQGVIGFGLSNDERLGRVADFVPAARVAADAGLLIVPHGGFYEPAAHVRDCVLLLGADRIGHGITAATDPATLELLAERGVTIELCPTSYPPLGVVPSLAAIPLRAFLDAGVPVALGTDDPLLFGGCLDDQYAIARDHLGCTEAELTALAAASIAGAASRRDAVG is encoded by the coding sequence GTGACCATTCCGCGCGCCAACCTGCACCTGCACCTCACCGGGTCGATGCGGCCCGCGACGCTCGCCGAGCTCGCGGGCCGCGACGGACTGCCGCTGCCCGAGCCGCTGCTGTCGGGCACCGCCCACCCGTGGCAGGCCTTCCAGGACCGCTACGACCTGGCCCGGGCGGTGCTGCGCGACGCCGACGACATCGCGAGGGTGGTCGCCGAAGCCGTCGCCGACGACGAGGCCTGCGGGTCGGTCTGGACCGAGATCCAGATCGACCCGACCTCGCTGACACCGCTCTTCGGCAGCCCGCAGGCCGTGGTCGAGGCGGTCCTCGCCGCGGCGGCTCCACTGCGGGCCGGGGTGATCGTCGCCTCCAGCTGGGCTCGCCCGCCCGAGCACGCGCTGCGCCTGGCACAGATCGCCGCCGGGTACGCCGACCAGGGCGTGATCGGATTCGGCCTCTCCAACGACGAGCGGCTCGGCCGGGTGGCGGATTTCGTACCGGCAGCGCGCGTAGCAGCCGACGCGGGACTGCTGATCGTGCCGCACGGCGGCTTCTACGAACCGGCGGCTCACGTGCGCGATTGCGTCCTGCTGCTCGGCGCCGATCGCATCGGCCACGGCATCACCGCCGCCACCGACCCGGCGACCCTGGAGCTGCTCGCCGAGCGCGGCGTCACGATCGAGCTCTGCCCCACGTCGTACCCGCCGCTGGGCGTCGTGCCGTCGCTCGCCGCGATCCCGCTGCGGGCCTTCCTCGACGCGGGCGTGCCGGTGGCGCTCGGCACCGACGACCCGCTGCTGTTCGGCGGTTGTCTCGACGACCAGTACGCCATCGCCCGCGACCACCTCGGCTGCACCGAGGCCGAGCTGACCGCCCTCGCCGCGGCGTCGATCGCGGGGGCCGCCTCGCGTCGCGATGCGGTCGGCTAA
- a CDS encoding ATP-grasp domain-containing protein, translating into MTWDLHDYRLVTASAYPGMMAPLTQHPSCICVLSGDADRTINGPVAGLSLEALDGVRRRWRFGDVARLADFVPKVLADAPRDDRPILLVPPRASTAWESAAAAWPGRVRVAASPIAVVDPIAEDKAHVREALRRLGVPVPEAVVLTPDAMGFAAIEERLGSPFVVQSPNGAGGQGTYLVTDPAGLATALTAHPHVERWLVSAFAGDTTINVAGIVHVDGTQLLPISVQASGIAELGFEFGAYCGSDFGAAAVAAAVREEAFQHAATIGEWLREQGHLGIFGVDISVSGRTLSVLEVNPRIQGSSWLLSRLEGERGGPSCLEQHLQALLGRPLGATTRPAAQVNPGSHLIMRWSGPPVVVREVPAASAAVSALPKAGITMLPGAILARFTGDGQLAGDDGRSLRATTTSLVERVRSGFEFTLAKM; encoded by the coding sequence ATGACATGGGATCTGCACGACTACCGCCTCGTCACGGCGAGCGCCTATCCGGGGATGATGGCGCCCCTGACCCAGCACCCGTCGTGCATCTGCGTGCTCTCCGGCGACGCCGACCGGACGATCAATGGTCCCGTCGCCGGGCTGTCGCTGGAGGCACTCGACGGGGTACGCCGCCGGTGGCGCTTCGGTGACGTGGCCCGCCTGGCGGACTTCGTGCCGAAGGTGCTCGCCGACGCACCCCGCGACGACCGGCCGATCCTGCTCGTCCCGCCCCGGGCCTCGACGGCGTGGGAGTCCGCGGCCGCCGCCTGGCCGGGCCGGGTACGCGTAGCAGCCAGCCCGATCGCCGTCGTCGACCCGATCGCCGAGGACAAGGCGCACGTACGCGAGGCGTTGCGGCGGTTGGGCGTACCGGTGCCGGAGGCGGTGGTCCTGACACCGGACGCGATGGGGTTCGCGGCGATCGAGGAGCGGCTCGGCAGCCCGTTCGTGGTGCAGTCGCCGAACGGGGCCGGTGGCCAGGGCACCTATCTCGTCACCGATCCGGCGGGGCTCGCCACCGCGCTCACCGCCCACCCGCACGTGGAGCGCTGGCTCGTCTCGGCGTTCGCGGGCGACACCACGATCAACGTCGCGGGCATCGTGCACGTCGACGGCACGCAGCTGCTGCCGATCTCGGTGCAGGCGAGCGGGATCGCCGAGCTGGGGTTCGAGTTCGGCGCCTACTGCGGCAGCGACTTCGGTGCGGCCGCTGTCGCCGCGGCGGTGCGCGAGGAGGCGTTCCAGCACGCCGCGACGATCGGAGAATGGTTGCGGGAGCAGGGACACCTGGGAATTTTCGGCGTCGACATCTCGGTATCGGGGCGGACCCTTTCGGTGTTGGAGGTCAATCCGCGGATTCAGGGATCGTCGTGGCTGCTCAGCCGCCTGGAGGGGGAACGCGGCGGACCATCCTGTTTGGAGCAGCACCTCCAGGCGCTCCTCGGCCGACCGCTCGGCGCGACCACGCGGCCCGCCGCGCAGGTCAACCCCGGCAGCCACCTCATCATGCGCTGGAGCGGTCCGCCGGTCGTGGTCCGCGAGGTGCCCGCCGCCTCCGCTGCGGTGAGCGCACTGCCGAAGGCCGGGATCACCATGCTGCCGGGGGCGATCCTCGCCCGGTTCACCGGCGACGGCCAGCTCGCCGGTGACGACGGCCGATCGCTGCGCGCCACGACGACGTCCCTTGTGGAACGCGTCCGCTCCGGATTCGAGTTCACCTTGGCCAAGATGTGA